One part of the Mariniflexile litorale genome encodes these proteins:
- a CDS encoding aldehyde dehydrogenase, whose protein sequence is MDSISNIVSSQKTFFNSQKTKSVTSRLVYLNALKNEILSKEHAIYEALYKDFKKSEFETFISEFGLVISQLNLVIKNLNKWAKPQQVKSSILTFPSKDYIYKEPYGNVLVISPWNYPFLLALEPLIMAVAAGNTVVLKPSELTKHTSQILTDIIKTVFPEDYITSVQGDAHVATELLSQKWGYIFFTGSVSVGKIVAEAAAKHLTPVTLELGGKSPCIIDDTANLKLTAKRLVWGKFFNAGQTCIAPDYVIIKRHIKKEFIELLKEEITQFYGENPKESIDYPRIINTKNTLCLAKMLKDNHVIFGGTIDETDNYVAPTLIDEPALDSEVMRSEIFGPILPILTYDTEKDIESIITNFEKPLALYTFSSNKTFINHILNTYSFGGGVVNDVLIHFSNHRLPFGGVGTSGMGVYHGKHGFDTFSHDKSVIKRGTWLDPTTRYAPYKQNFGFIKKLFNFFS, encoded by the coding sequence TTGGATAGCATTAGCAACATTGTTTCGTCTCAAAAAACATTTTTTAACTCACAAAAAACAAAATCGGTTACAAGCAGATTGGTTTATTTGAACGCTTTAAAAAATGAAATTCTTTCAAAAGAACATGCTATTTATGAAGCATTGTATAAAGACTTTAAAAAATCAGAGTTTGAAACCTTTATTAGTGAGTTTGGTCTCGTAATATCTCAACTAAATTTGGTGATTAAAAATCTAAACAAATGGGCAAAACCACAACAGGTTAAATCCTCTATCTTAACATTCCCTTCAAAAGATTATATCTATAAAGAGCCTTACGGAAACGTGTTGGTTATTTCTCCATGGAATTACCCTTTTTTATTAGCTCTAGAGCCACTTATTATGGCCGTTGCCGCAGGAAATACAGTAGTTTTAAAACCAAGTGAACTTACCAAACATACCTCGCAAATATTAACCGATATCATTAAAACCGTTTTTCCTGAAGACTATATTACCTCTGTACAAGGCGATGCACATGTAGCCACAGAATTACTAAGTCAAAAATGGGGTTATATTTTCTTTACAGGAAGTGTCTCTGTTGGTAAAATAGTAGCTGAAGCAGCAGCCAAACACTTGACCCCTGTTACTTTAGAATTAGGTGGTAAATCGCCCTGTATTATTGATGATACCGCCAACTTAAAACTTACAGCAAAACGTTTAGTTTGGGGTAAGTTTTTTAATGCCGGGCAAACATGTATTGCACCCGATTATGTTATAATTAAACGCCATATAAAAAAAGAATTTATCGAACTTTTAAAAGAAGAGATAACCCAATTTTATGGAGAAAATCCAAAAGAATCTATAGATTATCCAAGAATTATAAATACTAAAAACACCCTGTGTTTAGCAAAAATGTTAAAAGACAACCATGTTATTTTTGGAGGAACTATAGATGAAACGGATAACTACGTTGCTCCTACTTTAATTGATGAACCAGCATTAGACAGTGAAGTAATGCGTTCTGAAATTTTTGGTCCCATTTTACCCATTCTAACTTATGACACTGAAAAAGATATAGAAAGCATCATTACTAATTTTGAAAAACCATTGGCGTTGTATACTTTTTCGAGTAACAAAACTTTTATAAACCATATATTAAATACCTATAGTTTTGGTGGTGGCGTAGTGAATGACGTTTTAATTCATTTTAGTAACCATAGGCTACCATTTGGAGGCGTTGGTACTAGTGGTATGGGGGTTTATCATGGCAAGCATGGATTTGATACTTTTTCACATGATAAATCTGTTATAAAGCGAGGGACTTGGCTAGACCCAACTACACGATATGCTCCTTACAAACAAAACTTTGGGTTTATAAAAAAACTATTTAATTTCTTTTCTTAG
- a CDS encoding Lrp/AsnC family transcriptional regulator, translating to MQFDFIDKKLITLLQQDSKKTNKELSNTLNLSVTAVYERIKKLEKQGIIDKYVALIKKEKVNKSFVAFCHIKLTQHTQNYVVKFEKEVANLEEVLECYHISGDYDYLLKVLVKDMAAFREFMVNKLTSINHIGSTHSMFMINEVKHTTAISV from the coding sequence ATGCAATTTGATTTTATTGATAAAAAACTGATAACATTATTACAACAGGACAGTAAAAAAACGAATAAAGAACTTTCTAATACCTTAAATCTATCAGTAACTGCTGTATATGAACGGATAAAAAAACTTGAAAAACAAGGTATTATTGATAAGTATGTTGCATTGATTAAAAAGGAAAAGGTAAATAAATCATTTGTAGCATTTTGCCACATAAAACTTACGCAACATACTCAAAATTATGTAGTCAAGTTTGAAAAGGAAGTGGCTAATTTAGAAGAAGTTTTAGAATGCTATCACATAAGTGGTGATTATGATTATTTATTGAAGGTTTTAGTAAAAGACATGGCAGCTTTTAGAGAGTTTATGGTAAATAAACTAACAAGTATTAACCATATTGGTAGTACGCACAGTATGTTTATGATTAACGAGGTGAAACACACAACGGCAATAAGTGTATAA
- a CDS encoding histidine kinase, translated as MVQTTERLTSTASERYLLIYMISVLVIVTTLVIIFFVVFLKRKNKLLLERVKQQQAFEAEITQAQTETQEQTLKNIGWELHDNIGQLLSFASMQLSILKMQVADDVKDKFKDTSDALKESLAEVRQLSKTLNNEVVLNIGFEKSITNELNRLKKMKFTSAELKMIGDKIEFINRKHEIIIFRILQEFLSNSVKYSEAKNLNIILDYQPKQLIITATDDGKGFDINTVEKGSGLINMKSRAALVKAKLDLTSQPNKGVKLVINYPFDI; from the coding sequence ATGGTGCAGACCACAGAACGATTAACTAGTACCGCTTCCGAGAGGTATTTGCTTATTTACATGATATCCGTGTTGGTTATTGTAACTACGTTAGTAATTATTTTTTTTGTAGTGTTTTTAAAACGTAAAAACAAATTACTCCTTGAGAGAGTAAAACAACAACAAGCTTTTGAAGCAGAAATTACTCAAGCACAGACTGAAACACAGGAGCAAACTTTAAAAAATATTGGTTGGGAATTACATGATAATATTGGTCAGTTACTCTCTTTTGCAAGTATGCAATTAAGTATTTTAAAAATGCAAGTAGCCGATGATGTTAAAGATAAATTTAAAGACACTTCCGATGCACTTAAAGAAAGTTTAGCAGAAGTACGCCAATTATCTAAAACCTTAAACAATGAAGTTGTTTTAAATATAGGTTTTGAAAAATCTATAACTAATGAATTGAATCGATTAAAAAAGATGAAATTCACGTCAGCAGAACTAAAGATGATAGGTGATAAAATTGAGTTCATCAACAGAAAACATGAGATTATAATATTTAGAATCCTTCAAGAATTTTTATCAAATTCCGTGAAATATTCCGAGGCAAAAAACTTAAATATTATTTTAGATTATCAACCAAAACAGCTGATTATTACTGCAACAGATGACGGTAAAGGGTTTGATATTAATACCGTTGAAAAAGGTTCGGGATTAATTAATATGAAAAGTAGAGCGGCACTTGTAAAAGCAAAGCTAGATTTAACATCACAACCAAATAAAGGTGTTAAATTAGTAATTAATTACCCTTTTGACATCTAA
- a CDS encoding tail fiber domain-containing protein produces MKKTLLFALLCTYGINAQVGIGTTTPKASSVLDITSTNKGVLVPRISLSSTSDNTTIASPTTSLLIYNNATVLDVTPGYYYWGGSKWLRLITESKDAWNILGNSGTNSAVNFIGTTDNQDLVFKRNNVLAGKITNSNTSFGISTLSSNTSGYSNTAIGSTSLSANTSGYSNTAIGGSSLSSNTVGRGNTAVGNHSLNANETGILNTAIGEYSLLLNTSGGRNTAVGKSSLHNNSIGADNTAIGYQSLQGNTTGGFNTAMGENSLQLNTTGTHNTAVGTEALSANTTGTHNTAIGYLSLKSNTTGQQNIAIGYNASSTTTGHNNIVIGSWAQVPTATASNQVRIGNEYIFYAGVQVAWSVTSDARLKNTIENSNLGLDFINKLRPVSYYRNNNETDKLEYGFIAQELREALKNSGIKNSSIITVDDEGMLSVRYNDLMSPMVKAIQEQTEEIKVLKSENEALKLKQLAIEKELEEIKKLLLK; encoded by the coding sequence ATGAAAAAAACACTACTTTTCGCACTTTTATGTACATATGGTATTAATGCTCAGGTAGGTATAGGAACAACAACCCCTAAGGCTTCTTCTGTCTTAGATATTACTAGCACAAACAAAGGTGTATTAGTTCCAAGAATTAGTTTATCGTCTACATCAGATAATACAACAATAGCATCACCTACCACTAGTTTATTAATTTATAACAATGCTACTGTTTTAGATGTAACACCTGGTTATTATTACTGGGGTGGTTCAAAATGGTTGCGATTAATAACAGAAAGTAAAGATGCTTGGAACATTTTAGGTAATTCTGGTACCAACTCAGCAGTGAATTTTATTGGCACTACAGATAATCAGGATTTGGTTTTTAAACGTAATAACGTGTTAGCAGGTAAGATAACTAATTCAAATACATCCTTTGGTATTTCAACTTTGAGTTCAAATACTTCTGGATATAGCAACACAGCAATAGGGAGCACTTCTCTTTCAGCTAACACATCGGGTTATAGCAATACTGCTATAGGAGGTTCTTCCCTTTCATCTAATACAGTTGGGCGTGGTAATACAGCAGTAGGAAACCATTCTCTTAATGCGAATGAAACCGGAATACTTAATACTGCTATTGGAGAATACTCATTATTGCTTAATACATCAGGGGGTAGAAATACTGCAGTAGGAAAATCTTCTCTACATAATAATTCAATTGGAGCTGACAATACAGCAATAGGATATCAATCTCTACAAGGGAATACAACAGGGGGGTTCAACACAGCAATGGGTGAAAACTCGCTTCAACTCAATACAACTGGAACTCATAATACCGCAGTAGGAACTGAGGCACTTAGTGCAAATACAACCGGAACTCACAATACGGCAATTGGTTACTTATCACTTAAGTCAAATACAACAGGGCAACAAAATATAGCAATCGGCTACAATGCTTCAAGTACTACAACTGGACATAATAATATAGTTATTGGATCTTGGGCTCAAGTACCAACGGCTACTGCAAGTAATCAAGTGCGTATTGGTAACGAATATATTTTTTACGCAGGAGTCCAAGTTGCATGGTCTGTCACATCAGATGCAAGATTGAAAAACACGATTGAAAATTCTAATTTAGGTTTAGATTTCATAAACAAATTACGCCCAGTGTCTTATTACCGAAATAATAATGAAACTGATAAACTCGAATATGGCTTTATTGCTCAAGAGTTGAGAGAGGCCTTAAAAAATAGCGGCATAAAAAATAGTAGCATTATAACAGTAGATGATGAAGGAATGCTAAGTGTTAGGTATAATGATTTAATGTCTCCAATGGTTAAAGCTATTCAAGAACAAACCGAAGAAATTAAAGTCTTAAAATCGGAAAACGAAGCTTTAAAGTTGAAGCAGCTAGCCATTGAAAAAGAGTTAGAAGAAATTAAAAAGTTATTATTAAAATAA
- a CDS encoding RluA family pseudouridine synthase — MNNINRHQASGKNNIRELVVEKILSNKNNLQVLFEDNHIIVVNKRAGDIVQGDKTGDKPLSEVVKSYIKDKYKKPGNVYLGVVHRLDRPTTGLVIFAKTSKVLPRLNALFVSKDIDKTYWAIVKNDPPKVEDTLINWLKKNPKNNKSTAYPKEVKDSKKAILHYKILKKLDLYFLLEINLETGRHHQIRSQLSNIGCPIKGDLKYGFNRSNSDASIHLHARHITFTHPVKLEVITITAPLPNDSIWNTCNG; from the coding sequence ATGAACAATATTAATAGGCATCAGGCATCAGGCAAAAATAATATTCGTGAATTAGTGGTTGAAAAAATACTTTCCAATAAAAACAATCTTCAAGTTTTATTTGAAGACAACCATATTATTGTAGTAAACAAACGAGCTGGCGATATTGTGCAAGGGGACAAAACCGGTGATAAACCATTAAGTGAGGTTGTTAAAAGTTATATAAAAGACAAATACAAAAAACCTGGAAATGTCTATTTAGGAGTTGTACATCGTTTAGACCGACCTACCACAGGTCTTGTTATATTTGCAAAGACAAGCAAAGTGCTTCCCCGATTAAATGCTTTATTTGTTTCAAAAGATATTGATAAAACCTATTGGGCCATTGTAAAAAATGACCCACCGAAAGTTGAAGACACTTTAATTAATTGGCTGAAAAAAAATCCTAAAAACAACAAATCTACTGCTTACCCAAAAGAAGTAAAAGATAGTAAAAAAGCCATTCTTCATTATAAAATATTAAAGAAATTAGACCTTTATTTTCTACTTGAAATTAATTTAGAAACGGGTAGACACCACCAAATACGTTCTCAATTATCAAATATTGGTTGCCCCATAAAAGGCGATTTAAAGTACGGTTTCAATAGAAGCAACAGTGATGCCAGCATCCATTTACATGCCAGACACATTACCTTCACGCATCCTGTAAAATTAGAGGTTATAACTATTACTGCTCCTTTACCTAATGATTCTATTTGGAATACTTGCAACGGTTAA